Proteins from one Gasterosteus aculeatus chromosome 11, fGasAcu3.hap1.1, whole genome shotgun sequence genomic window:
- the wfikkn2a gene encoding WAP, Kazal, immunoglobulin, Kunitz and NTR domain-containing protein 2, which yields MWWMLFPRWIWFLLGPSYTVLIYTGCGRVRAMPMPMSVAKVVYSHAGLCPNDLNPNLWVDAMSTCMRECESDQDCETFEKCCRNVCGNKSCVASRYIDVKGNKGPIGMPQGATCDKFMCSQQGSECDIWDGQPVCKCRDRCEREPHFTCASDGMTYYNKCYMDAEACSKGISISEVTCRYHLTWPNTSPVPAETTLRPTTALQTTLPADIQLPTIHGGLTQQAVFVGETASFLCEVSGKPHPQITWEKQLKGKENTIMRPNHVEGNVVVTNVGQLVIYNAQLQDAGIYTCTAKNVGGSVSSHFPLVVIGKEAKGRNAEGNDTHLPFPAEECLKSPDTDDCGEEIMTWYYEPKRNNCFTFTYSQCNKNRNHFDAYETCMLSCGGELAAPCSLPSLQGPCKAYEPRWAYSNSLKKCQSFVYGGCGGNENSFESKEACEEMCPYPKNRKCKTCKPRAKMVSSFCRSDFVILGRVTELTEEQESGHALVTVEEILRDEKMGLRFFGKEPLEVTLLNMDWNCPCPNITTTDGQLIIMGDVQNGMAVLQPDSFVGSSSVRRVRKLREVIHKKTCDFLKDFAVVQ from the exons ATGTGGTGGATGCTGTTTCCCCGATGGATTTGGTTTCTCCTGGGACCCTCTTACACCGTTCTCATTTACACGGGCTGCGGCCGCGTGAGAGCCATGCCGATGCCCATGTCCGTGGCCAAAGTGGTGTACTCTCACGCGGGGCTGTGCCCGAACGACCTGAACCCCAACCTGTGGGTGGATGCTATGAGCACCTGCATGCGCGAGTGTGAATCCGACCAG GACTGTGAGACATTTGAGAAGTGCTGCCGCAATGTGTGTGGCAACAAGAGCTGCGTGGCGTCGCGCTACATAGACGTCAAGGGCAACAAGGGCCCGATAGGAATGCCGCAGGGCGCCACCTGCGACAAGTTCATGTGCTCTCAGCAGGGGTCCGAGTGTGACATCTGGGACGGCCAGCCCGTTTGTAAGTGCCGGGACCGCTGTGAGAGAGAACCCCACTTCACGTGTGCGTCTGACGGCATGACGTACTATAACAAGTGCTACATGGATGCAGAGGCCTGTTCCAAGGGTATCTCTATCTCTGAGGTCACCTGCAG GTACCATCTGACCTGGCCAAACACCAGTCCCGTCCCAGCAGAGACCACCTTACGCCCCACCACCGCCCTGCAGACCACCCTCCCCGCTGACATCCAGCTGCCCACCATACACGGCGGCCTCACCCAGCAGGCGGTTTTTGTGGGCGAGACGGCCAGCTTTCTGTGCGAAGTGTCTGGAAAGCCGCATCCGCAGATCACGTGGGAGAAACAACTGAAGGGCAAAGAGAACACCATAATGAGGCCCAATCACGTCGAGGGGAACGTCGTGGTCACCAACGTCGGCCAGCTTGTCATATACAACGCGCAACTTCAGGACGCCGGCATTTACACCTGCACGGCCAAAAATGTCGGGGGGAGCGTGTCGTCCCACTTTCCCTTGGTGGTGATCGGGAAGGAGGCCAAAGGTAGGAATGCGGAGGGAAACGACACCCACCTGCCGTTTCCAGCCGAGGAGTGTCTCAAGAGCCCGGACACAGACGACTGTGGAGAGGAGATCATGACCTGGTACTACGAACCAAAGAGGAACAACTGCTTCACCTTCACCTACAGTCAGTGCAACAAAAACCGCAACCACTTCGACGCGTACGAAACCTGCATGCTGTCGTGTGGGGGGGAGCTGgcggctccctgcagcctgccGAGCCTCCAGGGGCCCTGCAAGGCCTACGAGCCTCGCTGGGCTTACAGCAACAGCCTCAAAAAGTGCCAGTCCTTCGTGTACGGAGGCTGTGGTGGCAACGAGAACAGCTTCGAGTCCAAAGAGGCCTGCGAAGAGATGTGCCCGTATCCGAAGAACCGCAAGTGCAAGACGTGCAAACCCCGAGCCAAGATGGTCAGCAGCTTCTGCAGGAGCGACTTTGTGATCCTGGGACGCGTGAccgagctgacggaggagcaggAGTCGGGCCACGCGCTGGTAACGGTGGAGGAGATCTTGAGGGATGAGAAGATGGGTCTGAGATTCTTTGGCAAAGAGCCTTTGGAGGTGACTCTGCTGAACATGGACTGGAACTGCCCCTGCCCCAACATCACCACGACCGACGGGCAGCTCATCATCATGGGGGACGTCCAGAACGGGATGGCCGTCCTGCAGCCCGACAGCTTCGTGGGATCCTCCAGCGTTCGGAGGGTCAGGAAGCTCCGGGAGGTCATCCACAAGAAAACATGTGACTTCCTGAAGGATTTCGCTGTCGTTCAGTAG